The DNA window CGGTGTTCCGTGGTCTGCACAGGGCCGAACAACTGCCCATCCAGCACGGGCTTCCATCCCGGACGGTAGACGTCCCCGGCCCGCATGATGCGCGTCAGCCGGTGGACCGTCTCGTCGCTGGTGTCCAGATAGTTCCAGATCAGCCCCAGGTGCCCGCCTGGCACCAGCAGACGCCGCACCTCCTGCTGGACGGCCTGGGCATCGAACCAGTGCCAGGCCTGGGCGGCGACGACGACGTCGGCACTCCCCCGCTCCAGCCCGGTCTCCTCCGCCGGAGCGCGGGTGATGCGCAGCCTGCTCTGCAGCGCTGTGTCTTCCTGCTGGTCCTGATGCTGCACCGACTGCGCCAGCACTTCGGTCATCGCCTGACTGGGCTCCACCGCATGGACCTGCGCCCCGCGAGCCACCAGCTGTCGGCTCAGGATGCCGGTGCCGGCACCGAGGTCCACGATCCGCGGCGCGGAAGACTGCGCCGCTGTGCTCCCCTGCTCAACACAACCCCGCGCAGCGCCCTCCCCCAGCGCGAGGATCTGCTGGACAGCAGCCTCGGGGTAGCGGGGGCGCAGCGCATCGTATTCCCAGGCCTCCTCCACCGACTGCTGGTCCGCGAAGGAGCTGCCGAGCTGCCGGCGTCGGGACTCACTGGTGATCAGCGGATCAGCATCACTGCGCCGCTTGGGACGGTTGCGGGCTTCGCCGCCGCTGCGCGGACTGTGGGACTCAGTCACCGCGGAACCCCTCAGGCGGCGGTGCTGTCCGAGGCCGCAGAGGGCTGGGACACGTATCCGGGGGCGGTCTGCGCCAGCACCTCGCGGGCATCGCAGACGTCCTGGGTCATCTGCTCCACCAGCTTCTCCACGCCCTCATAGGCGACCATGCCACGCAGCCGCTGGACGAACTCCACGCGGACCACCTGGCTGTAGAGGTCGAAGTCCTCGATCTTCTCCTCCGGGCGGTCGATCACATGGGACTCCACCACACGCTCGATGCCGTCGAAGGTGGGGTTGGAGCCCACTGAGATCGCCGCGGGCCAATACTTGCCGGGCTCATCCACGAACCAGCCGGCGTAGACCCCGTCGGCGGGGATCATACCCTCAGCATCGGAGCCGAGGTTGGCGGTGGGGAATCCGAGCTCGCGGCCGCGGGCGGCACCATGGACCACAGTGCCCAGCACCGAATGGGGCCGGCCGAGCACCTCGCAGGCGCTGGTGACATCGCCCTCGCGCAGGGCCTCACGCACCCAGGTGGAGGAGCAGCGGCGGTCGGTGGAGGCTGAATAGTCCTCCACCCCCACCACAGAGAAGCCGTAGCGCTGGCCCAACTCCACCATGGTCTCGAAGGTTCCGGAGTTTCCCTGACCGAAGCGCACATCGTGACCGACCACCACCACAGCGGCGCGCAGGGCGTCCACCAGATAGGTCCTCACGAACTCCTCTGCGGTCAGCGCCGCCAGGTCCAGGGTGTAGTGGAGCATGAGCAGCCCCTCGAGGCCGCTGGCCTGAAGCCGGCGCATCTTCTCCGTGACGCCGGTCAGCATCTCGGGACAGTCCTCCGGGCGGTGGACCTGCAGCGGATGCGGGTCGAAGGAGATCGCCACAGAGGCCGCGTCATGCTCGCAGGCGGCTGCGACCAGCTGGTTCAGAACATGCTGATGACCCAGGTGGACGCCGTCGAAGTTGCCGATGGTCACCGCCGTCGGACCGAGCGCGGCGGGGACCTCCTGCAGGCCATTCCAGATGTGCACGGATCTACTGTACAGTCCGGTGGCGCAGCAGCCAGAACAGTCCGACGAACGGCAGGATCAGCGGGATGTAGCCGTAGCCCTGACCGAAGTGGGACCACACGGTGGCCTCGTTGAACAGATCCGGATCCAGCACGGTCCAGAGCCCGACGCCGACCACTCCGGCCATCTCCACCAGCACAGCCACCAGGGCCACCAGCCAGGCGGTGTGCCCGCGGCGGGCCAGAGCCACAGTGGCCAGGATGTAGACCGCGGCGGCGAAGGCGCTCAGCAGATACGCCACCGGGGCGTCTTCGAAGTGCACCAGGATCTGGTAGAGCGCCCGGGCGAAGGACGAGACGGCGAAGATGCCGTAGGCGGTGATGATCAGCATGCCGAGCCCGCGGTTGCGCGGGGTGGGGACGGCAGTCTCCTGCTCGGCGTCGGGCTGTACGAACCTGCTCATAGGGCGCTCCCCCACCAGATCTCCTCCAACCGGTAGATCATCACGAAGACCACCAGTCCCACCAGGCTCATCACCAGGTTGGACCAGCGGGTCTTGTCCAGGACGGCCCAGATGAACACGCCGATCGGCAGGATCAGGGCGGTCAGCACATAGCCCCAGAACTCCCAGGCCTCGCCGGTGACCGAGGCCCCGCCGGACTGGCGGACGGCCGCGTAGCCGGCGTAGGCGAAGAGGAAGAGCTCGATGGCCGCCAGGCTGATGATCGAGGAATCAGCAGGGTGGCGGCGCAGGGCCGTCATGATCCAGCAGATGAGGGTGGAGGCCGCACAGACCACGGTTCCGATGATGAACATCGCCGTCATGGGGACTCCTCTGCGGACAGACCGGCGGCACCGCGATCACGGTGCCTGCGTTCACTGGGCGGCGAACACCAGCTCCGGCTTCGCCTGGAACATCTTAGCCCCTGCCGCATCCGGCGAGGCCGAGGCACCCTCCTTGGCGGGGACGTCCGTGAGCAAGGCCACGAGGGCGCCGTCGGGACCGAAGGCCGCAGTCAGACCTTCACGCCGTCCCTTGGCATCGGCGATCGGCTCCCTGCCGGGCAGGACCACCTCAGCATCGGCCGAGGCGGTGATCCGCCGACCATGCCCCAGGTTGAAGGCCTCTTGTTCGGTCAGCTTCCGGGCCGGGAACAGCTGAGCGGCAGCCTCAGCCAGGCCGATGTAGCCGAAGTCCTCCCCCAGCTGGTCCAGCGTCAGCGTCTGATCGATGCTGTAGGGCCCGACGGCGGTGCGCCTCAGCGCGGTCAGGTGCCCGCCGGTCTCCAGGATCTCGCCGAGATCCCGGGCCAGAGCGCGCACATAGGTGCCTGAGGAGACGCGGACCTCCACGTCGACGTCGACGGTCTTGCCCTCATCCAGACGCCGGATCTCCTGGACCTCGAACCGCTCCACCGTCACCGGGCGAGCCTCGAGGGCGACGTCTTCGCCGGCCCGTGCCCGGTCATAGGAGCGCCGGCCGTCGACCTTGATCGCAGAGACGGTGCTGGGCACCTGCATGATCTCTCCGGTCAGCCGGGCGACGGCCTCCTCCAGCCTCTCCGGAGTGACGGCATTGGCGAACCGGGTCTCCACGACCTCACCCTCGGCGTCGTCGGTGGTGGTGCTCTGACCCAGCCGCACGGTGGCGGTGTAGGTCTTATCCACCCCGACGATGTGGGTCAGCAGCCGGGTGGCCCGGTTGATGCCCACCACCAGCACACCGGTGGCCATCGGGTCCAGCGTGCCGGCGTGGCCGACCTTGCGGGTCCCGGCGAGCTTGCGGATCCTGCCGACGACGTCATGGGAGGTCCAGCCGGCAGGCTTGTCCACCAGGACAAGGCCTGAACCGACCTCGATCTCCTCAGGCCTCTGCTTCTTGCCCATGGAGACTACTGATCTCCCTGAGACCGGTAGGGGGAATCCTCAGCGACCGGCTCTGCGCCCTCGCGCAGCTTCCGGACCTTCTCATCCTGTTCGCGGGCCTTGCGGAGGATGTCCTCCAGCTGCTCGGCCTGCTCCGGGATCTCATCCGGGACGAACTCCAGGGTCGGGGTCAGCCGGATGTTCAGCTGGCGTCCCATCTCATAGCGCAGCGTGCCCTGGTTGGCGGTCAGGACCTCTTCGGCGCCGGCCTTGGCGTCCTCATCGGAGGCCATGACCGTGTAGTAGACGGTGGCGTGCTGGAGGTCATTGGTGACGCGGGAATCGGTCACCGTGATGAGCTCAGCGCGCTCGTCCTTGACCCGGCTGCGCAGAGCCTCCGCGATGATCACCTTGATGCGCTGGGCAAGCCGTGCCGCGCGTGCTGGATCAGCCATGATGCGCTCCTTCGTGTGTACGTACGGTGTCAGCCTAGAACACGAGCGCCGGACCCCGCTTCAGCAGCGGGGCCCGGCGTCGTGGAGGCAGTCATCTGGTCAGACGCGCGGAATCTCGCGCATCTCCCAGGTCTCGATGATGTCGCCCTCCTGGATGTCGTTGAAGGCACCCAGACCGATACCACACTCGAAGCCGTCGCGGACCTCGGTGGCGTCGTCCTTGTAGCGCTTCAGCGACTCGATGGCCAGCTTGTCGGAGACCACCTTGCCGTCGCGCACCAGGCGAGCCTTGGCGTTGCGGCGGATGATGCCCGAGCGGACGATCGAACCGGCGATGTTGCCGAACTTGGAGGAGCGGAAGACCTCGCGGATCTCCGCCGAGCCCAGCTCGACCTCCTCGTACTCCGGCTTGAGCATGCCCTTCAGCGCTGCCTCGATGTCGTCGATGGCCGCGTAGATGACCGAGTAGAAGCGCATGTCCACGCCCTCGCGGTCAGCCAGCTCGGTGACGCGCTCGGCCGGGCGGACGTTGAAGCCGACGATGACGGCGTCGTCCACAGTGGCCAGATTGACATCGTTCTGGGTGATGGCGCCCACGCCGCGGTGGATGACCCGCAGCTGGACCTCGTCGCCCACATCGATGCCCATGAGCGCATCCTCCAGGGCCTCCACAGCACCGGAGACGTCGCCCTTGATGATGAGGTTGAGGGTGTCGATCTTGCCCTCGGCCACCACCTGGTCGAAGTTCTCCAGGCTGACGCGCTTGCGGCGCTTGGCCAGCATCGCGTTGCGCTCGGCCGCCTCACGCTTCTCAGCGATCTGACGTGCGGTGCGGTCCTCCTCCGTGGAGAGGAAGGAGTCGCCGGCGCGCGGCACATTGGACAGACCCAGCACCTGGACCGGACGCGA is part of the Nesterenkonia lacusekhoensis genome and encodes:
- the truB gene encoding tRNA pseudouridine(55) synthase TruB, which codes for MGKKQRPEEIEVGSGLVLVDKPAGWTSHDVVGRIRKLAGTRKVGHAGTLDPMATGVLVVGINRATRLLTHIVGVDKTYTATVRLGQSTTTDDAEGEVVETRFANAVTPERLEEAVARLTGEIMQVPSTVSAIKVDGRRSYDRARAGEDVALEARPVTVERFEVQEIRRLDEGKTVDVDVEVRVSSGTYVRALARDLGEILETGGHLTALRRTAVGPYSIDQTLTLDQLGEDFGYIGLAEAAAQLFPARKLTEQEAFNLGHGRRITASADAEVVLPGREPIADAKGRREGLTAAFGPDGALVALLTDVPAKEGASASPDAAGAKMFQAKPELVFAAQ
- a CDS encoding bifunctional riboflavin kinase/FAD synthetase; the encoded protein is MHIWNGLQEVPAALGPTAVTIGNFDGVHLGHQHVLNQLVAAACEHDAASVAISFDPHPLQVHRPEDCPEMLTGVTEKMRRLQASGLEGLLMLHYTLDLAALTAEEFVRTYLVDALRAAVVVVGHDVRFGQGNSGTFETMVELGQRYGFSVVGVEDYSASTDRRCSSTWVREALREGDVTSACEVLGRPHSVLGTVVHGAARGRELGFPTANLGSDAEGMIPADGVYAGWFVDEPGKYWPAAISVGSNPTFDGIERVVESHVIDRPEEKIEDFDLYSQVVRVEFVQRLRGMVAYEGVEKLVEQMTQDVCDAREVLAQTAPGYVSQPSAASDSTAA
- a CDS encoding class I SAM-dependent methyltransferase, with amino-acid sequence MTESHSPRSGGEARNRPKRRSDADPLITSESRRRQLGSSFADQQSVEEAWEYDALRPRYPEAAVQQILALGEGAARGCVEQGSTAAQSSAPRIVDLGAGTGILSRQLVARGAQVHAVEPSQAMTEVLAQSVQHQDQQEDTALQSRLRITRAPAEETGLERGSADVVVAAQAWHWFDAQAVQQEVRRLLVPGGHLGLIWNYLDTSDETVHRLTRIMRAGDVYRPGWKPVLDGQLFGPVQTTEHRWSRRLSVAEIFRYATTLSSWLSAEEKDRVRRRGNLEDYLMRERGLTEEDEVELPMITVLHSARSTPSARSTPSARFTLPS
- the rbfA gene encoding 30S ribosome-binding factor RbfA — translated: MADPARAARLAQRIKVIIAEALRSRVKDERAELITVTDSRVTNDLQHATVYYTVMASDEDAKAGAEEVLTANQGTLRYEMGRQLNIRLTPTLEFVPDEIPEQAEQLEDILRKAREQDEKVRKLREGAEPVAEDSPYRSQGDQ